The following proteins come from a genomic window of Paramicrobacterium humi:
- a CDS encoding serine/threonine-protein kinase codes for MTDALASPRRTGELLDGRYRLEERIGSGGMATVYRAVDESLGRTVAVKLFPPGTAEPTDAQRKASETRVLASLNHHALVTLFDANVSSDDGAYLVMEYISGPTLAQRIEESPLPSAEVAAMALDLADALHVVHEARIVHRDIKPSNVLLRPSPTTEPAFRAKLADFGIAYLIDSARLTTPGLVVGTVAYLSPEQVRGASPAPPADVYALGLVLLEALTGRRAYPQPDRNEALFARLNEAPEIPGSLGYEWKSLLTAMTATDPDDRPTALEVAAAVRTMNTNNASPVDPDITSAMTAPVMADADAADAPTVRFDNAETPTKPAPVTPSSTGDEPRTDSTPATAPSTADSPETRNPRRALRRWILVAVLVLIVAAVIAGLVLWPMLQSGGTASAPDLPTLPAPLSTHLDQLMKEVSP; via the coding sequence ATGACTGACGCTCTCGCATCCCCCCGCAGAACGGGAGAACTTCTCGACGGCCGATACCGACTCGAGGAGCGGATCGGCTCCGGCGGAATGGCAACCGTCTACCGCGCCGTCGACGAGTCCCTCGGTCGCACAGTCGCCGTGAAGCTCTTCCCGCCTGGCACGGCGGAGCCAACTGATGCTCAGCGCAAAGCATCAGAGACTCGCGTTCTCGCGTCGCTCAACCACCATGCCCTTGTGACGCTGTTCGACGCCAACGTCTCCTCTGACGACGGCGCATACCTCGTCATGGAGTACATCTCCGGTCCGACGCTCGCACAGCGCATCGAGGAGTCTCCGCTGCCGAGCGCGGAAGTGGCCGCCATGGCGCTCGACCTGGCCGACGCGCTGCACGTCGTGCACGAGGCGCGCATCGTGCACCGGGACATCAAGCCCTCCAACGTGCTGTTGAGGCCCTCGCCGACAACGGAACCCGCGTTCCGGGCGAAACTCGCCGATTTCGGCATCGCGTACCTCATCGACAGCGCGCGCCTGACCACGCCGGGGCTCGTCGTCGGCACCGTCGCCTACCTCAGTCCCGAGCAAGTGCGCGGCGCCTCTCCCGCTCCTCCCGCCGACGTGTACGCGCTCGGCCTCGTTCTGCTCGAGGCGCTCACGGGCCGGCGCGCCTACCCGCAGCCGGATCGGAACGAAGCCTTGTTCGCGCGGCTCAACGAGGCGCCCGAGATCCCCGGGTCGCTCGGCTACGAATGGAAGTCGCTGCTGACCGCGATGACGGCGACCGATCCTGACGACCGCCCAACGGCGCTCGAGGTCGCGGCGGCCGTCAGAACGATGAACACGAACAACGCGAGCCCCGTCGATCCCGACATCACGAGCGCTATGACGGCGCCCGTCATGGCGGACGCGGATGCCGCCGACGCGCCGACCGTGCGGTTCGACAACGCCGAGACGCCGACCAAGCCGGCGCCGGTGACCCCATCCTCGACTGGCGACGAGCCCAGAACCGACTCGACGCCCGCGACGGCGCCGAGCACCGCCGACTCCCCCGAGACCCGGAACCCGCGCCGCGCCTTGCGACGCTGGATTCTCGTCGCCGTTCTCGTCCTGATCGTGGCGGCGGTGATCGCGGGCCTCGTGCTCTGGCCGATGCTTCAGTCGGGCGGAACCGCGTCAGCACCGGATCTGCCGACGCTCCCCGCTCCGCTTTCGACTCACCTCGACCAGCTCATGAAGGAGGTGTCGCCATGA
- a CDS encoding carbohydrate ABC transporter permease: MTTTRQMTTGSKTTGTRTDAAKRAPWLLLAPFLLLFLFTFILPILVAIGSSFTKVTRSGLFGEAGVTSQFAWFDNYALALADGNFIASIGRMFLFGIVQVPVMIIAATVLALLLESASARWPGLFRAAYFLPYGVPGVIATILWSFLYVPGLSPVVDVASWMGIDVDFLGAGSVLWSIANIVTWSYTGYNMLIIVAQLKSIPTELYEAARVDGASSWRVARSIQLPLIAPALVLTTVFSIIGTLQLFAEPQVLKTVAPAIDSQYTPNLSAYTTAFAYNDYNVAAAQAVLIAVVAFVLSFAFLRLTNRKSK, encoded by the coding sequence ATGACGACGACACGTCAGATGACCACCGGGTCGAAGACGACGGGCACGAGAACGGATGCCGCCAAGCGCGCGCCCTGGCTCCTGCTCGCTCCCTTCCTCCTGCTGTTCCTGTTCACGTTCATCCTGCCGATCCTCGTCGCGATCGGCTCGAGCTTCACGAAGGTCACGCGCAGCGGACTCTTCGGCGAGGCGGGCGTGACGAGCCAGTTCGCGTGGTTCGACAACTACGCCCTCGCCCTCGCCGACGGGAACTTCATCGCCTCGATCGGCCGCATGTTCCTGTTCGGCATCGTGCAGGTTCCCGTGATGATCATCGCCGCGACAGTGCTCGCGCTGCTGCTCGAGTCCGCGTCGGCGCGGTGGCCCGGGCTGTTCCGCGCCGCGTACTTCCTGCCCTACGGCGTTCCGGGCGTGATCGCGACGATCCTGTGGTCGTTCCTGTACGTTCCCGGACTGAGTCCCGTCGTCGACGTGGCGAGCTGGATGGGCATCGACGTCGACTTCCTCGGCGCTGGCAGCGTGCTGTGGTCGATCGCGAACATCGTGACCTGGAGCTACACGGGCTACAACATGCTCATCATCGTCGCCCAGCTCAAGTCGATCCCGACCGAGCTGTACGAGGCGGCGCGCGTTGACGGGGCGTCGTCGTGGCGAGTGGCTCGCAGCATCCAATTGCCTCTCATCGCGCCGGCGCTCGTGCTGACCACGGTGTTCTCGATCATCGGAACCCTGCAGCTGTTCGCCGAACCGCAAGTGCTGAAGACCGTGGCGCCGGCGATCGACAGCCAGTACACCCCGAACCTCTCCGCGTATACGACGGCGTTCGCGTACAACGACTACAACGTGGCGGCCGCGCAGGCCGTGCTCATCGCCGTCGTCGCATTCGTGCTGTCGTTCGCGTTCCTCCGCCTGACGAACAGGAAGAGCAAATGA
- a CDS encoding MBL fold metallo-hydrolase: protein MVEKSPVLWLCATCGVEYAPSMEPPAECPICEDERQYVPATGQRWTTLDELRDTGHFVEVFPVADRLWGIRADGVGIDQQGMLVQTEAGNLLFDVPGLIDAAAIERVRELGGIRHIVASHPHMYGAQSAWSEAFENATIWVAEADKRWLGYRPDAVRTWSEPFEVLPGIRLDQIGGHFPGSTLAHWSAGADGRGMLFAGDAIFPTPDGNVTFLRSYPNRIPLSAAVIRRMADFVSRFDFDVLYNNFGSSAGPDAATIVQFSAKRYIDWVSGANDDLT, encoded by the coding sequence GTGGTTGAGAAGAGTCCCGTCCTGTGGCTGTGCGCGACCTGCGGCGTCGAGTACGCACCGAGCATGGAGCCGCCCGCCGAATGCCCGATCTGCGAAGACGAGCGGCAGTACGTGCCGGCGACCGGACAGCGCTGGACGACGCTTGACGAGCTGCGCGACACAGGCCATTTCGTCGAGGTCTTCCCCGTCGCAGACCGGCTGTGGGGAATCAGGGCCGACGGCGTGGGCATCGACCAGCAGGGGATGCTCGTGCAGACCGAGGCGGGGAACCTGCTCTTCGATGTGCCCGGGCTGATCGATGCTGCTGCGATCGAGCGCGTGCGCGAGCTTGGCGGCATCCGTCATATCGTCGCGAGCCATCCGCACATGTACGGCGCGCAGTCCGCCTGGAGCGAGGCGTTCGAGAACGCGACGATCTGGGTCGCCGAAGCCGACAAGCGCTGGCTCGGGTATCGGCCGGACGCCGTGCGCACGTGGAGCGAGCCGTTCGAGGTGCTGCCTGGCATCCGGCTCGACCAGATCGGCGGGCACTTCCCCGGCAGCACGCTCGCGCACTGGTCAGCCGGCGCCGACGGGCGTGGCATGCTGTTCGCGGGTGACGCGATCTTCCCCACTCCCGACGGGAACGTCACGTTCCTGCGCAGCTACCCGAACCGCATCCCGCTCTCAGCCGCCGTCATCCGCCGCATGGCCGACTTCGTCTCCCGCTTCGATTTCGACGTGCTCTACAACAACTTCGGATCGAGCGCGGGTCCGGATGCCGCCACCATCGTGCAGTTCTCGGCCAAGCGCTACATCGACTGGGTGAGCGGAGCGAACGACGATCTGACCTGA
- a CDS encoding ABC transporter substrate-binding protein, with the protein MTPLTRRQLLSMGLSTAAIGALAGCATPGTTSVNALPTIPPVASGEKITLTYWAWLKDLQKVADIWNAKNPNVQVEAVWIPGGNSGGYPKMYSALAAGGGPDLAQVEMRTIPEFMLVNGLVDLSRYGAEKHASKFDPTLWGQVSFTGGVYGIPQDSGPMATFYQPELFETVGGTPPATWDDWAALAKELRGQKIYLDCFPISDASPFCAFATQAGAQWLTPEEDGWVINMTDDATMRVAKFFDAAIDDDLVTTSFTPYSPAWFAAAADGKIASLTSASWGDALIKGVAGGEGKWKVAPMPRWGDEGYGSSYQGGSTAAVLANSKHPKEALEFAVWMCTSHEGIDAMIKHCGIGWSPAADYIGAERQKPSEFFSGQNYNEEVFVPAAKEQNPDWSWWPITQQSFNILSDGFRRKASGGTLVDAVAAAEKNIMAAFRNKGLSIRKAGA; encoded by the coding sequence ATGACACCACTCACACGACGACAGCTGCTGAGCATGGGTCTCAGCACGGCGGCGATCGGTGCGCTCGCCGGGTGCGCGACGCCCGGCACGACATCGGTTAACGCGCTGCCCACGATTCCTCCGGTGGCTTCGGGCGAGAAGATCACGCTCACCTACTGGGCGTGGCTCAAAGACCTGCAGAAGGTCGCCGACATCTGGAACGCCAAGAACCCCAACGTGCAGGTCGAGGCGGTCTGGATCCCCGGCGGCAACTCGGGCGGCTACCCCAAGATGTACTCCGCGCTCGCGGCCGGCGGCGGCCCCGACCTCGCGCAGGTCGAAATGCGCACGATCCCCGAGTTCATGCTCGTGAACGGGCTCGTCGACCTCTCGCGCTACGGCGCCGAGAAGCACGCCTCGAAGTTCGACCCCACCCTGTGGGGACAAGTGAGCTTCACGGGCGGCGTGTACGGGATCCCGCAGGACTCCGGCCCGATGGCCACGTTCTACCAGCCCGAGCTCTTCGAGACCGTCGGCGGCACGCCGCCTGCGACATGGGATGACTGGGCCGCGCTCGCGAAGGAGCTGCGGGGGCAGAAGATCTACCTCGACTGCTTCCCCATCTCGGACGCGAGCCCGTTCTGCGCGTTCGCCACGCAAGCGGGAGCGCAGTGGCTGACGCCCGAGGAGGACGGCTGGGTCATCAACATGACAGACGACGCGACGATGCGCGTCGCGAAGTTCTTCGATGCCGCCATCGACGACGACCTCGTCACGACGAGCTTCACCCCCTATTCCCCCGCGTGGTTTGCGGCAGCGGCCGACGGCAAGATCGCCTCGCTCACGAGCGCGAGCTGGGGCGACGCGCTCATCAAGGGCGTCGCCGGCGGTGAGGGCAAGTGGAAGGTCGCGCCCATGCCGCGGTGGGGTGACGAGGGCTACGGGTCGAGCTATCAGGGCGGCTCGACGGCCGCCGTTCTCGCGAACAGCAAGCACCCGAAAGAAGCTCTCGAGTTCGCCGTGTGGATGTGCACGTCGCACGAGGGAATCGACGCGATGATCAAGCACTGCGGCATCGGCTGGTCACCCGCCGCCGACTACATCGGCGCCGAGCGCCAGAAGCCGTCGGAGTTCTTCAGCGGCCAGAACTACAACGAAGAGGTGTTCGTTCCCGCCGCGAAGGAGCAGAACCCCGACTGGTCGTGGTGGCCCATCACGCAGCAGTCGTTCAACATCCTCTCCGACGGCTTCCGCCGCAAGGCCTCGGGCGGCACGCTCGTCGACGCCGTCGCCGCGGCGGAGAAGAACATCATGGCCGCGTTCCGCAACAAGGGGCTCAGCATTCGAAAGGCGGGCGCGTGA
- a CDS encoding carbohydrate ABC transporter permease, whose protein sequence is MSTTTLKTTQLKAVKPGGHADRAAGKRRSSTIIVTGVLVIIALYFVIPVYWVVIAATKTTEDLFSTYGFWLAPTFALWDNLGQVLTYDGGIFVRWFLNSVLYAGVGSLLATYFAAMGGYALAKYRFRGNNFVFGTILGGVLVPGTATALPLFLLFSQLGLANTYWSVLIPSLVSPFGLFLCRIYAQATVDDSLLEAARLDGAGELRIFHTVGLRILTPALVTVFLFQLVGIWNNYFLPLVMLSDSKLYPITLGLNNWLSQVDRLPEFYQLTTGGVLLSVIPLGIAMIVLQRFWRGGLTEGSVKA, encoded by the coding sequence ATGAGCACAACGACACTCAAGACAACGCAGCTGAAAGCCGTGAAGCCCGGCGGGCACGCCGACCGGGCGGCGGGAAAGCGCCGCTCCTCGACGATCATCGTCACGGGCGTGCTCGTCATCATCGCCCTGTACTTCGTCATCCCCGTGTACTGGGTCGTCATCGCGGCGACGAAGACGACGGAGGACCTGTTCTCCACCTACGGCTTCTGGCTCGCCCCGACGTTCGCGCTGTGGGACAACCTCGGCCAGGTGCTGACCTACGACGGCGGCATCTTCGTGCGCTGGTTCCTCAACTCGGTGCTGTACGCCGGCGTCGGCTCCCTTCTCGCGACGTACTTCGCCGCGATGGGCGGCTACGCGCTCGCGAAGTACCGCTTCCGCGGCAACAACTTCGTGTTCGGCACGATCCTCGGCGGCGTTCTCGTGCCGGGAACCGCGACGGCGCTCCCGCTGTTCCTGCTGTTCAGCCAGCTCGGCCTCGCGAACACGTACTGGAGCGTGCTTATCCCCTCGCTCGTGTCACCGTTCGGCCTGTTCCTGTGCCGCATCTACGCGCAGGCGACCGTCGACGACTCGCTGCTCGAGGCCGCGCGCCTCGACGGCGCGGGCGAGCTGCGCATCTTCCACACCGTTGGCCTGCGCATCCTGACACCGGCGCTCGTGACGGTGTTCCTGTTCCAGCTCGTCGGCATCTGGAACAACTACTTCCTGCCGCTCGTGATGCTCTCGGACTCGAAGCTGTACCCGATCACGCTCGGCCTCAACAACTGGCTCAGCCAGGTCGACCGGCTGCCCGAGTTCTACCAGCTCACCACGGGCGGCGTTCTGCTCTCGGTGATCCCCCTCGGGATCGCCATGATCGTGCTGCAGCGCTTCTGGCGCGGCGGCCTCACGGAAGGATCTGTCAAGGCATGA
- a CDS encoding DUF6458 family protein: MSIGTGIALFVIGAILTFAINVDAGPVNLDLIGYILMGAGVVVFIIGIALLFRRRSSVSTTRSAVDPANGERVTRRSTDSDDPIA; the protein is encoded by the coding sequence ATGAGCATCGGAACCGGAATCGCCCTCTTCGTCATCGGGGCGATCTTGACCTTCGCGATCAACGTCGACGCGGGACCTGTGAACCTCGACCTGATCGGCTACATCCTGATGGGCGCGGGCGTCGTGGTGTTCATCATCGGCATCGCGCTGCTGTTCCGCCGCCGTTCGAGCGTCTCGACGACCCGCTCCGCGGTCGACCCGGCGAACGGTGAGCGCGTGACGCGCCGCAGCACCGACAGCGACGACCCGATCGCTTGA
- a CDS encoding TetR/AcrR family transcriptional regulator, which yields MDTDARPRRRGPYAKSAERRRSIVDAAFEVFAARGYQGGSLQDVADRVGMSQTSLLHYFPSKADLLVAVLNRRDVVADTGPLEDETRDFPTILIDQARFNEGVPGLIELYTVLCGESVTEHYPARDYFEHRFARLRDEYSAELRKLEAAGRLREGVDIERAASSIVALWDGIQTQWLLDDSVDMAACLADYLGLIIRPSAP from the coding sequence ATGGACACCGACGCTCGGCCCCGCCGCCGCGGCCCGTATGCGAAGTCCGCCGAGCGTCGGCGCAGCATCGTGGACGCGGCCTTCGAGGTGTTCGCGGCGCGCGGCTACCAGGGCGGCTCCCTGCAGGACGTCGCCGATCGCGTCGGCATGAGTCAGACGAGCCTGCTGCACTACTTCCCGTCCAAAGCGGACCTTCTCGTCGCCGTGCTCAACCGCAGGGACGTCGTCGCCGACACGGGGCCGCTCGAGGACGAGACGCGGGACTTCCCCACGATCCTCATCGACCAGGCCCGTTTCAACGAGGGCGTGCCGGGACTCATCGAGCTCTACACCGTGCTGTGCGGCGAGTCCGTGACCGAGCACTACCCCGCGAGGGACTACTTCGAGCACCGCTTCGCGCGGCTGCGCGACGAGTACTCGGCCGAGCTGCGCAAGCTCGAGGCGGCCGGTCGATTGCGAGAGGGCGTCGACATCGAGCGCGCCGCGAGCTCGATCGTCGCCCTCTGGGACGGCATACAGACCCAGTGGCTGCTTGACGACTCCGTCGACATGGCGGCGTGCCTCGCCGACTACCTCGGCCTCATCATCCGGCCCTCCGCGCCATAG
- a CDS encoding mechanosensitive ion channel family protein, whose translation MWQRWLVFGIGLVVGAIVVAVVISALSYSLTLAGRRKPTVELVRARLKPAIRVSIGLIALWIVMAATFPYPDREWRSFVHHVFVIAVIAVVGWLLVGLVYVMEDLSNARYRIDVADNAAARRVRTQMTVVRRLLIVVVVVIAIGAILLTFPGIRAVGASVLASAGIVSIIAGLAAQSVLGNLIAGIQLAFSGALRVDDVVVVEGEWGRIGEITLAYVVVDIWDERRLILPCTYFTTQPFTNWTRRSSLILGTVEFDIDWRVGISAMRDRFNEVLASTDLWDGRSSSLQITDATGGFVRVRAVISAHDSGKLWDLRCLVREELVAWLQKDGRYSLPVTRVQMVDGPDADRRSTRSAPKGADAEAQRDHAGLFSGSPEAEARGSQFTGAVPVQKRTAEEQLDETLEAPADDPDQTAVLPLEDEQAAASRP comes from the coding sequence ATGTGGCAGAGGTGGCTCGTGTTCGGCATCGGCCTTGTCGTCGGAGCGATCGTGGTGGCCGTCGTGATCAGTGCGCTGAGCTATTCGCTCACGCTCGCCGGGCGGCGCAAGCCCACCGTCGAACTCGTCCGGGCGCGGCTCAAGCCCGCGATCCGCGTCAGCATCGGCCTCATCGCGCTGTGGATCGTCATGGCCGCGACCTTCCCCTACCCCGACCGCGAGTGGCGATCGTTCGTCCACCACGTATTCGTCATCGCCGTGATCGCCGTCGTCGGATGGCTGCTCGTCGGCCTCGTCTACGTTATGGAGGACCTCTCGAACGCGCGCTACCGCATCGACGTGGCCGACAACGCGGCAGCCCGACGCGTGCGCACGCAGATGACCGTCGTGCGGCGCCTGCTCATCGTCGTCGTCGTCGTCATCGCCATCGGTGCGATCCTGCTGACCTTCCCCGGCATCCGCGCCGTCGGCGCGAGCGTTCTCGCCTCCGCCGGAATCGTCAGCATCATCGCCGGTCTCGCGGCGCAATCGGTTCTCGGCAACCTCATCGCCGGCATCCAACTCGCCTTCAGCGGCGCTCTGCGCGTCGACGATGTCGTCGTTGTCGAGGGCGAGTGGGGACGCATCGGCGAGATCACGCTCGCGTACGTCGTCGTCGACATCTGGGACGAACGACGGCTCATCCTGCCGTGCACCTACTTCACGACCCAGCCGTTCACGAACTGGACCCGGCGCTCGAGCCTCATTCTCGGCACCGTGGAATTCGACATCGACTGGCGCGTGGGCATCTCCGCCATGCGCGACCGCTTCAACGAGGTGCTCGCCTCGACCGACCTGTGGGACGGCCGCAGCTCCTCCCTGCAGATCACCGACGCGACCGGCGGCTTCGTGCGCGTGCGCGCCGTGATCTCCGCGCATGACTCGGGCAAGCTGTGGGACCTGCGCTGCCTCGTGCGCGAGGAGCTCGTCGCCTGGCTGCAGAAGGACGGCCGCTACTCGCTGCCCGTCACCCGCGTGCAGATGGTCGACGGCCCGGATGCCGACCGGCGCTCCACGCGCTCGGCGCCGAAGGGCGCCGACGCTGAGGCGCAGCGCGACCACGCTGGACTGTTCTCCGGCTCTCCCGAAGCCGAGGCTCGCGGCAGTCAGTTCACGGGCGCCGTGCCCGTGCAGAAGCGCACCGCCGAGGAGCAGCTCGACGAGACGCTCGAGGCACCCGCGGACGACCCTGATCAGACCGCGGTGCTGCCGCTCGAGGACGAACAGGCGGCCGCGTCCCGCCCGTAA
- a CDS encoding glycoside hydrolase family 2 TIM barrel-domain containing protein produces the protein MTGYLTDHSPGAGARRPARSWLHSDAPTLSLNGDWRFRLLPGAPGQPGAGGVLPSGEDVDDLARVDFDDSGWDTMPVPAHWVLQGDGRYGAPIYTNVQFPFPVDAPHVPDENATGDYRRGFDLPESWSDAETIVLRFDGVESRYSVWLNGEWIGWGSGSRLAQEFDVTDAVRPGSNTIAVRVHQWSAGSYLEDQDQWWLPGIFRDVTLQARPVGGIDDVWLRAGLEADGAGVITPQLAASDRAFPISLRVPELGVDVEWASAADAAPVRVKAVEPWSAEVPRLYDATVSSGAETISLRLGFRTVTIEGDQFLVNGERVVFHGVNRHETHPERGRVFDEEWAREDLALMKRFNVNAIRTSHYPPHPRLLDLADELGFWVILECDLETHGFERGGWVDNPSDDPAWRDAYLDRIERTVERDKNHPSIVIWSLGNESGTGQNLAAMAAWVHDRDPERPVHYEGDYSGAYTDVYSRMYSSIPETDAIGRDDSRSLLLGCSAAESARQRTKPFLLCEYIHAMGNGPGAIDQYEDLVWRHPRLHGGFVWEWRDHGIRTTDANGAEYFGYGGDFGEVVHDGNFVMDGMVLPDSTPTPGLFEYKQVVAPVRLQVRDAADGSLALTVTNRRHTADTSDLEFRWRVESDGVERASGVIHVDPVAAGTTAAVALPELDVPQSGEGWLTVDAVLREATPWAPAGHEIVFTQHALRRATFAAPRIAASGVGGAAPASRTLGPAEFEHGELVRLAGQPVSGPRLELWRGPTDNDRGQGRGSYDGTDPWENNGNGVPAPAYDEIWQAAGLDRLTSRVELAEAGEDAVHVRRRWSAANERATVTTDERWQLVHGELWLRADIEPSTGWDIVWPRIGLRFDLPGSVDGASWFGTGPLESYPDSRHAARVGRFDAALDELTVHYSRPQETGHRSDLRSLTVRRDNGDWLRVDAAPDARGRRPGFTLTRNTAQQLDAARHPHELPDTGTTYLYVDAAQNGLGSRACGPDVWPDFLLRPEARTITLRFGAL, from the coding sequence ATGACCGGCTACCTCACCGACCACTCCCCCGGCGCGGGCGCGCGGCGCCCCGCCCGCTCGTGGCTGCACAGCGATGCGCCGACGCTGTCGCTGAACGGCGACTGGCGCTTCCGGCTGCTGCCCGGCGCCCCGGGGCAGCCCGGCGCGGGCGGCGTGCTGCCCTCCGGCGAGGACGTCGATGATCTCGCGCGCGTCGATTTCGACGACTCGGGCTGGGACACGATGCCCGTGCCCGCGCACTGGGTGCTGCAGGGCGACGGGCGCTACGGCGCCCCGATCTACACGAACGTGCAGTTCCCGTTCCCCGTCGATGCGCCCCACGTGCCGGATGAGAACGCGACGGGCGACTACCGGCGCGGCTTCGACCTGCCCGAGTCGTGGTCGGATGCCGAGACGATCGTTCTGCGATTCGACGGCGTCGAGTCGCGCTATTCGGTGTGGCTGAACGGCGAGTGGATCGGCTGGGGTTCCGGCAGCCGGCTCGCGCAGGAGTTCGACGTGACGGATGCCGTGCGACCCGGCTCGAACACGATCGCCGTGCGCGTGCACCAGTGGTCGGCGGGCAGCTACCTCGAAGACCAGGACCAGTGGTGGCTGCCCGGCATCTTCCGCGACGTGACCCTGCAGGCCCGGCCGGTCGGCGGCATCGACGACGTGTGGCTGCGGGCGGGGCTCGAGGCGGACGGCGCCGGCGTCATCACGCCGCAGCTGGCGGCATCCGATCGGGCCTTCCCGATCTCCCTGCGCGTTCCCGAGCTCGGCGTCGACGTGGAGTGGGCCTCCGCCGCCGACGCCGCGCCCGTGCGGGTGAAGGCGGTCGAGCCGTGGTCGGCGGAGGTGCCGCGGCTGTACGACGCGACCGTGTCGAGCGGGGCGGAGACGATCTCGCTTCGGCTCGGCTTCCGCACCGTGACGATCGAGGGCGACCAGTTCCTCGTCAACGGCGAGCGCGTCGTGTTCCACGGCGTCAACCGGCACGAGACGCACCCCGAGCGCGGCCGCGTGTTCGACGAGGAGTGGGCGCGGGAAGATCTCGCCCTCATGAAGCGGTTCAACGTCAACGCGATCCGCACGAGCCACTACCCGCCGCACCCGCGGCTGCTGGACCTCGCCGACGAGCTGGGCTTCTGGGTGATCCTCGAGTGCGATCTCGAGACGCACGGCTTCGAGCGCGGCGGCTGGGTCGACAACCCGAGCGATGACCCGGCGTGGCGCGACGCGTACCTCGACCGCATCGAGCGCACCGTCGAGCGCGACAAGAACCACCCGTCGATCGTGATCTGGTCGCTCGGCAACGAGTCCGGAACCGGGCAGAACCTCGCCGCGATGGCCGCGTGGGTGCACGACCGCGACCCCGAGCGCCCCGTGCACTACGAAGGCGACTACTCGGGCGCGTACACCGACGTGTACTCCCGCATGTACTCCTCGATTCCCGAGACCGACGCGATCGGCCGTGACGACTCCCGCTCGCTGCTTCTCGGCTGCTCGGCCGCCGAGTCGGCCAGGCAGCGCACGAAGCCGTTCCTGCTGTGCGAGTACATCCACGCGATGGGCAACGGGCCCGGCGCGATCGACCAGTACGAGGACCTCGTCTGGCGGCACCCGCGGCTGCACGGCGGCTTCGTGTGGGAGTGGCGCGACCACGGCATCCGCACGACGGACGCGAACGGCGCCGAGTACTTCGGCTACGGCGGCGACTTCGGCGAGGTCGTCCACGACGGCAACTTCGTCATGGACGGCATGGTGCTGCCCGATTCGACGCCGACGCCGGGATTGTTCGAGTACAAGCAGGTCGTCGCGCCGGTTCGCCTCCAGGTGAGGGATGCCGCGGACGGCTCGCTCGCCCTCACGGTGACGAACCGCCGCCACACCGCCGACACGAGCGACCTCGAGTTCCGCTGGCGCGTTGAGTCCGACGGCGTGGAGCGCGCGAGCGGCGTCATCCACGTCGATCCGGTCGCCGCTGGCACGACGGCTGCCGTCGCACTTCCCGAGCTCGACGTCCCGCAGTCCGGCGAAGGTTGGCTGACCGTCGACGCCGTGCTGCGCGAGGCGACGCCGTGGGCGCCCGCGGGACACGAGATCGTGTTCACGCAGCACGCGCTGCGACGCGCGACGTTCGCGGCCCCGCGCATCGCGGCATCCGGGGTCGGCGGGGCCGCTCCCGCCTCGCGCACGCTCGGTCCCGCCGAGTTCGAGCACGGCGAGCTCGTGCGTCTCGCCGGCCAGCCGGTCTCCGGGCCGCGGCTCGAGCTGTGGCGCGGGCCGACCGACAACGACCGCGGGCAGGGTCGCGGCTCCTACGACGGGACGGACCCGTGGGAGAACAACGGCAACGGCGTTCCCGCGCCGGCGTACGACGAGATCTGGCAGGCCGCCGGGCTCGACCGACTGACCTCGCGGGTCGAGCTCGCCGAGGCTGGGGAGGATGCCGTCCACGTGCGGCGCCGCTGGTCGGCGGCAAACGAGCGCGCGACGGTCACCACGGACGAGCGCTGGCAGCTCGTCCACGGCGAACTGTGGCTACGGGCCGACATCGAGCCGAGCACCGGCTGGGACATCGTGTGGCCGCGCATCGGCCTGCGCTTCGACCTGCCCGGCTCGGTCGACGGGGCGAGCTGGTTCGGCACGGGGCCCCTCGAGTCGTACCCCGACAGCCGGCACGCCGCGCGCGTCGGCCGATTCGACGCCGCCCTCGACGAGCTCACCGTGCACTACTCGCGACCGCAGGAGACCGGGCATCGCAGTGACCTGCGCTCGCTCACGGTGCGACGCGACAACGGCGACTGGCTGCGGGTGGATGCCGCGCCCGACGCGCGCGGGCGCCGCCCCGGCTTCACGCTCACGCGCAACACGGCTCAGCAGCTCGACGCCGCGCGGCATCCGCACGAGCTGCCCGACACCGGGACGACGTATTTGTACGTCGACGCGGCGCAGAACGGGCTCGGCTCGCGGGCGTGCGGCCCGGACGTGTGGCCCGACTTCCTGCTGCGCCCCGAGGCGCGCACGATCACGCTGCGGTTCGGCGCCCTGTAG